A section of the Lineus longissimus chromosome 1, tnLinLong1.2, whole genome shotgun sequence genome encodes:
- the LOC135488537 gene encoding uncharacterized protein LOC135488537 isoform X2: MNALDDQLQLTFLVTCYDGPGAVMTDNVDLPMLIENGLGAPQTEVTNLGRKGNKFPLNMTAEEFHIALLALFPAINLNGINYQICRAGVSKRLIPLTGRTPGELKLEFSNRSSKNIHLVPERKITSIPDSLLYRNNRRTAIPVNEVGVTPQPEPQAHAHPDPQVGVQDDLLLNPLTVCPICHRTDVTALGCQFCLSQQAYEQSLGMDCAREQRAIREDEQFREARELLNRQDQIRSERIRRSSAFIEPTIQEGFSLRIRTDTGCLTRRFRKSDSLSHLMDFIGCEDAATSQFYVACIQKKIFCCEENAGKTLAYFGITQSEVLNVCWVDDEIPPPAPLPEVVISETPDSQNEPIAIEYIPSVILRPLPRTSALHAADFVSAVAYDHMEVPLPEMRVIGLLNRPHWILVVVPLVM; encoded by the exons aTGAACGCCCTTGACGACCAACTTCAACTGACATTTCTTGTCACCTGCTATGATGGCCCGGGAGCAGTGATGACCGACAATGTAGATTTGCCCATGCTAATTGAAAATGGTCTTG gtGCACCACAAACAGAAGTGACGAATTTGGGACGCAAAGGGAATAAATTCCCTCTCAATATGACTGCAGAAGAGTTCCACATTGCTTTGCTTGCCCTTTTCCCTGCCATCAACCTCAATGGCATTAATTACCAGATTTGTCGGGCTGGTGTCTCAAAGCGATTGATTCCACTGACTGGGAGAACACCAGGAGAATTAAAGTTAGAATTTTCCAATCGATCGTCCAAGAACATCCACCTTGTCCCAGAGAGGAAGATCACCTCCATTCCG GATTCGTTATTGTACCGTAACAATCGTCGCACTGCTATCCCTGTAAATGAAGTTGGTGTTACA CCTCAACCAGAACCCCAGGCCCACGCACACCCGGACCCTCAAGTAGGGGTTCAAGATGATCTTTTGCTC AACCCCCTAACCGTTTGCCCTATATGCCATCGAACAGACGTGACAGCATTAGGCTGCCAATTCTGCTTGTCACAGCAAGCTTATGAGCAGTCTCTTGGGATGGACTGTGCCAGG GAGCAAAGGGCTATCCGAGAAGATGAACAGTTCAGGGAGGCCAGAGAGTTATTAAATCGGCAAGACCAA ATACGTTCCGAGAGAATAAGGCGGTCGAGTGCGTTTATCGAGCCAACGATACAAGAGGGTTTCAGCCTAAGGATTAGGACGGACACTGGCTGTCTTACCAGACGGTTCCGGAAATCAGATAGTTTGTCC CATCTGATGGATTTTATTGGGTGCGAGGATGCAGCTACCAGTCAGTTTTATGTTGCCTGCATTCAGAAAAAGATTTTTTGCTGCGAGGAAAATGCCGGAAAGACGTTGGCATATTTTGGGATCACTCAGAGTGAAGTACTCAATGTATGTTGGGTTGATGATGAG ATACCACCTCCTGCTCCTTTGCCTGAAGTC GTGATAAGTGAAACCCCTGATTCACAAAATGAACCAATCGCAATTGAATACATCCCTAGTGTG ATACTGAGACCACTGCCAAGGACGTCAGCATTACATGCAGCAGATTTCGTTTCTGCTGTAGCATATGATCATATG GAAGTTCCGCTGCCAGAGATGCGCGTGATAGGCCTGCTGAATC GACCACATTGGATACTGGTAGTGGTACCACTGGTGATgt AA
- the LOC135488537 gene encoding uncharacterized protein LOC135488537 isoform X1: MNALDDQLQLTFLVTCYDGPGAVMTDNVDLPMLIENGLGAPQTEVTNLGRKGNKFPLNMTAEEFHIALLALFPAINLNGINYQICRAGVSKRLIPLTGRTPGELKLEFSNRSSKNIHLVPERKITSIPDSLLYRNNRRTAIPVNEVGVTPQPEPQAHAHPDPQVGVQDDLLLNPLTVCPICHRTDVTALGCQFCLSQQAYEQSLGMDCAREQRAIREDEQFREARELLNRQDQIRSERIRRSSAFIEPTIQEGFSLRIRTDTGCLTRRFRKSDSLSHLMDFIGCEDAATSQFYVACIQKKIFCCEENAGKTLAYFGITQSEVLNVCWVDDEIPPPAPLPEVVISETPDSQNEPIAIEYIPSVILRPLPRTSALHAADFVSAVAYDHMEVPLPEMRVIGLLNRPHWILVVVPLVMSLTERQCTENDCITLLLTETPTAYDCLRHIIFS; this comes from the exons aTGAACGCCCTTGACGACCAACTTCAACTGACATTTCTTGTCACCTGCTATGATGGCCCGGGAGCAGTGATGACCGACAATGTAGATTTGCCCATGCTAATTGAAAATGGTCTTG gtGCACCACAAACAGAAGTGACGAATTTGGGACGCAAAGGGAATAAATTCCCTCTCAATATGACTGCAGAAGAGTTCCACATTGCTTTGCTTGCCCTTTTCCCTGCCATCAACCTCAATGGCATTAATTACCAGATTTGTCGGGCTGGTGTCTCAAAGCGATTGATTCCACTGACTGGGAGAACACCAGGAGAATTAAAGTTAGAATTTTCCAATCGATCGTCCAAGAACATCCACCTTGTCCCAGAGAGGAAGATCACCTCCATTCCG GATTCGTTATTGTACCGTAACAATCGTCGCACTGCTATCCCTGTAAATGAAGTTGGTGTTACA CCTCAACCAGAACCCCAGGCCCACGCACACCCGGACCCTCAAGTAGGGGTTCAAGATGATCTTTTGCTC AACCCCCTAACCGTTTGCCCTATATGCCATCGAACAGACGTGACAGCATTAGGCTGCCAATTCTGCTTGTCACAGCAAGCTTATGAGCAGTCTCTTGGGATGGACTGTGCCAGG GAGCAAAGGGCTATCCGAGAAGATGAACAGTTCAGGGAGGCCAGAGAGTTATTAAATCGGCAAGACCAA ATACGTTCCGAGAGAATAAGGCGGTCGAGTGCGTTTATCGAGCCAACGATACAAGAGGGTTTCAGCCTAAGGATTAGGACGGACACTGGCTGTCTTACCAGACGGTTCCGGAAATCAGATAGTTTGTCC CATCTGATGGATTTTATTGGGTGCGAGGATGCAGCTACCAGTCAGTTTTATGTTGCCTGCATTCAGAAAAAGATTTTTTGCTGCGAGGAAAATGCCGGAAAGACGTTGGCATATTTTGGGATCACTCAGAGTGAAGTACTCAATGTATGTTGGGTTGATGATGAG ATACCACCTCCTGCTCCTTTGCCTGAAGTC GTGATAAGTGAAACCCCTGATTCACAAAATGAACCAATCGCAATTGAATACATCCCTAGTGTG ATACTGAGACCACTGCCAAGGACGTCAGCATTACATGCAGCAGATTTCGTTTCTGCTGTAGCATATGATCATATG GAAGTTCCGCTGCCAGAGATGCGCGTGATAGGCCTGCTGAATC GACCACATTGGATACTGGTAGTGGTACCACTGGTGATgtccctcaccgaaaggcagtgcactgaaaatgactgcatcacactgcttttgactgaaacccccactgcatatgactgtcttaggcatatcattttttcttaa